ACAAGTTTGGAAGAATATATAGCCCTTGTTGAAGATTGGATAGAGTTTTACAATACAAAACGCATAAAAAACAGGAAGAGAACTTAATCCCTTCCTGTTAAGCGGTTTTTTATTGAGTGTCCCAAATGGGGTTCACTTCACGTTCGGGGGTTTTTGGTTGCCAAAAGGGCTTTTTACGGTTTATTTGTCGAGGAACACGGCGGGGGAGCAGAGCCAGCCTTGGTAGCAGTCGCAACCGATCTCGTGCAAGACTTCGCGCTCTTCCTCCGTCTCGACGTATTCGGCCATCACCTGCAGGTTGAGCGTGGACGCCAAGGACGTGATGGACCGGATGATCTCGCGGCAGTTTTGGTGCGTAAAGAGACCTTTCACCGGCGAGCCGTCCAATTTGATCTCGGCGAAGATGTTGTCTTTGAGGTAGTTGATGGACGTTTCGCCCATCGAGAAGTCGTCGATGGCGAAGGTCAGGTCACGCCCATCTCTTTGAGTCTGTCCAATATGGTCATGGACGCGTCGTTGAAGGACAGCGCCGCCGTGGACCACGTGCGGATCGGCTTTGCTCTTCATGAACGACCGACTGATGGAGAAGGTCATATATACGCTCAACACGCCGAACGTCGCCGCGTAGATGAGGTCGAACAGGCTGTATATCACACCGTCTCCGAACGTGGTGATGAACTTTTGGTAGCCGTCTATGGGGAAGGTCTTGATGATCAAGACGAACGCGCCGATGATCAGGACGGGTATCATGTTCACCAAACCGCTGCGCACCGTGCGCACGACGGTGGATTGCTCCACTTTGCGCACGCCCTCGATGAAATTGGACGCGCCGTTGCGCGCCTTTTTCTCTTTCTTCGCGCGGTTTTCCTCGGCGGCACCGTTTGCGTCCGCGATAGCGGGCTCTTCCGCCGCTACGTCCGCCGCCACGGCCTCGGCCGTGTCCGCTTCCGCTACTTCGCTTTCCGCCGCAAATTTCGTACAAATTCTAACATACTATATTAGCATTAATTAAATAATCTTACGCGATTTTTTCGCATTCGTCTCGAATTTGGCGTGGTCGTCCGTTCGTCGGTACGGGCGCGAAAATGCGATCGGTTTGCGCAAAAGAAAAACCACCGCCCCGTCGCTTATCCCCGCCCCCGACCGAAATCCTTTTCTACCGAAACCATATTTAAAAAATATACGTCAAAACGCTTGAAATTTGCGCCGACCTATGTTACAATAGGTAAGCAATTTGATAAAAGGAGTAGTGTCCTCATGATAGGAAGTTTGATTTTAGGTAGTTTGAATGCGACCGAATCGCGTATAATCGCGGCCGGCGTATTGATGTGCGTCATCGCGCTTTTGTCCATCGCGCTCATCGTTTTGGTGCTGCTGCAACGCGGCTCGGGCGACAGCGTCAGCGCCATCACGGGCGGCAACAACAGCGAGAGCTTTTTCTCCAAGACCAAGGGCGGCGGCAAGCAACGCTTGCTGCGCATTCTCACCATCGCCTTCTCGGTGGCTATCGCCGTGTTGGCCATCGCCTTCTTCCTCGTCGCGCCCATTTCGGCCGTTGCGGCGACTGCGGCGTAAGCAATCCAAAAAGCAAGAGAGATCCACCGCTCGTTCGGTGGATTTTTTTATGCCCTTCGTATAACCGACGCGCTTTACGCATACTACCCCTATGAAAGCAACGGGTATAGTGAGAAGAATGGATGAATTGGGCAGGGTGGTCATTCCCAAGGAGATACGCCGCACCATGCACCTCAAAGAGGGGGAAGAGCTGGAGATTTACGCGCACGACGAGGGCTTGCTCCTCAAAAAATACTCGGCGATCTCGGCGTTGGGCGGGTTGGCCGAGGAATACGCGCAGGTGGTGCAGAGTCTCCTCGGCGGCGCCGTGTTCGTGACGGATACGGACGGCGTGTCTGCCGCGGCGGGCACCCAAGACGAGGCCGCAATCGGCAAGCCGTTTTCGGCGGCGGTGGGCGATCTCCTCGCCAAACGAAAGCGCGGCTTGCTGTCGGACGCGGCGGTGACCAAGGGGGGCAGGACCTATGCGCACGTGGCCGTCTATCCCATATTGACGCACGGTGATTTGTTCGGCGCCATCGTCTTGGGCGCACGGAGCGCGGTGGACGCCAAAGCGGACGTCGTATGCGAAACGGCGTGCCGACTTTTGGCCAATCAAATCGGTGACTGAAAAGAAAAAGCGAGGTTTATTGGGGCACGGCGTCGCGTTGATGCTGTGCTCTTTCGTTGCCAAAGCCATAGGCGCGGCGTATCGACTGCCCCTTACCAATCTGTTGGGCGCGGCGGGCATCGGCGCATATCAGCTGGTGTTTCCCGTGTACGTATTGGTGTTGGCCCTCACCTCGTCGGCCATGCCCGTCCTTTTGGCGCGTCAAATCGCCAAGGACGCCGCCTTTGGCTACGCGGTGT
This window of the Clostridia bacterium genome carries:
- a CDS encoding AbrB/MazE/SpoVT family DNA-binding domain-containing protein is translated as MKATGIVRRMDELGRVVIPKEIRRTMHLKEGEELEIYAHDEGLLLKKYSAISALGGLAEEYAQVVQSLLGGAVFVTDTDGVSAAAGTQDEAAIGKPFSAAVGDLLAKRKRGLLSDAAVTKGGRTYAHVAVYPILTHGDLFGAIVLGARSAVDAKADVVCETACRLLANQIGD
- a CDS encoding EAL domain-containing protein; protein product: MAADVAAEEPAIADANGAAEENRAKKEKKARNGASNFIEGVRKVEQSTVVRTVRSGLVNMIPVLIIGAFVLIIKTFPIDGYQKFITTFGDGVIYSLFDLIYAATFGVLSVYMTFSISRSFMKSKADPHVVHGGAVLQRRVHDHIGQTQRDGRDLTFAIDDFSMGETSINYLKDNIFAEIKLDGSPVKGLFTHQNCREIIRSITSLASTLNLQVMAEYVETEEEREVLHEIGCDCYQGWLCSPAVFLDK
- the secG gene encoding preprotein translocase subunit SecG, which produces MIGSLILGSLNATESRIIAAGVLMCVIALLSIALIVLVLLQRGSGDSVSAITGGNNSESFFSKTKGGGKQRLLRILTIAFSVAIAVLAIAFFLVAPISAVAATAA